The Mauremys reevesii isolate NIE-2019 linkage group 1, ASM1616193v1, whole genome shotgun sequence genome has a segment encoding these proteins:
- the DNAJB9 gene encoding dnaJ homolog subfamily B member 9, with amino-acid sequence MATTQSVFTFALCILMITELILARESYYDVLGVPKNASDRQIKKAFHKLAMKYHPDKNKSPGAEAKFREIAEAYETLSDENKRKEYDQFGHGGGQGNNGSPFQQSFNFNFDDLFKDFDFFGQNQNSRSKKHFENHFRGHREAHSRQRRSFQDFSFGGGLFDDVFEDMEKMFSFSGFDSAHQHTVRTDSRFHGSSKHCRTVTQRRGNMVTTYTDCSGQ; translated from the exons ATGGCTACCACACAGTCTGtcttcacatttgctctctgcattttaatgatAACTGAATTAATATTGGCTAGAGAAAGCTACTATGATGTTTTAGGAGTTCCAAAAAATGCATCTGACCGCCAGATCAAGAAGGCATTTCACAAACTGGCCATGAAGTACCACCCAGACAAAAACAAAAGTCCTGGTGCAGAAGCAAAATTCAGAGAAATTGCAGAAG CATATGAAACGTTATCAGATGAGAATAAACGAAAAGAATATGACCAATTTGGCCATGGTGGAGGACAAGGAAATAATGGAAGCCCATTCCAACAgtcatttaatttcaactttGATGACTTGTtcaaagattttgacttttttgggCAAAATCAAAACTCACGGTCAAAGAAGCATTTTGAAAATCACTTTCGAGGTCATCGGGAGGCTCACAGCAGGCAAAGACGTTCTTTCCAAGATTTCTCCTTTGGAGGTGGACTGTTTGATGATGTGTTTGAAgatatggaaaaaatgttttctttcagtggcTTTGACAGTGCACACCAGCACACAGTACGAACTGATAGCAGATTCCATGGATCTAGCAAGCATTGTAGGACTGTCACTCAGCGCCGAGGAAACATGGTTACTACATACACAGACTGTTCTGGacaataa
- the THAP5 gene encoding THAP domain-containing protein 5 — MPRYCAASCCKNRGGQSARDQRKLSFYPFPLHDKERLEKWLRNMKRDTWTPSKHQLLCSDHFTPDSLDVRWGIRYLKHTAIPTIFSLPDNQEKDSSQHKPQEIKTEDGEEISVCIESDNVSASFEPCSPKKSVTIAERLDEKTQAICLSTLSKPPQQKVSFQNTENLQAGTIILSSSEQHIQQTPVLMAETVQNIEASNIHTSVENLLSCTATVLQVTDAEYLDSSLKFKNAGGPIIDHLAENPNSHIAVCSVEVQPSENAVFFSTIARTIEQFNGNEESVIAIIVPAECSKEPSMVSSSFMPIKQEFIDMEEIEIQKSAYINNYGETEILQTEHSYCRQDIDRDHLWQKIAKLHSKITLLEKQERRTLGRLKSLEALIGQLKQENLLSEEKLKIVENCFTTFEVTMIQ; from the exons ATGCCGCGATACTGCGCCGCGTCCTGCTGCAAGAACCGGGGAGGCCAGAGCGCCAGGGACCAGCGCAAGCTGAGCTTCTACCC GTTTCCACTTCATGATAAAGAAAGACTTGAGAAATGGTTGCGGAATATGAAGCGTGACACATGGACTCCCAGTAAGCACCAGCTCCTGTGCAGTGACCATTTTACCCCTGACTCCCTTGATGTGCGATGGGGAATTCGATATTTGAAACATACTGCAATACCAACTATTTTCTCTTTGCCTGATAATCAG GAAAAAGACTCTTCTCAGCACAAGCCACAAGAGATAAAAACAGAGGATGGGGAGGAAATCAGTGTGTGTATAGAGTCAGATAATGTATCTGCTTCGTTTGAGCCTTGTTCGCCAAAGAAAAGTGTCACAATTGCAGAAAGGCTAGATGAAAAAACTCAAGCAATTTGCTTATCAACCCTGAGCAAACCTCCACAACAGAAAGTGTCGTTTCAGAACACAGAAAACTTGCAAGCAGGCACCATAATTCTTAGTTCATCAGAGCAGCATATTCAGCAAACACCTGTTTTAATGGCAGAAACTGTCCAGAACATAGAAGCAAGTAATATTCATACATCGGTAGAGAATCTTTTAAGTTGTACAGCCACAGTTTTGCAAGTTACAGACGCTGAATACTTGGATTCATCTTTGAAATTTAAAAATGCGGGTGGACCAATTATTGACCATCTAGCTGAGAATCCTAACTCACATATTGCAGTCTGCTCTGTGGAAGTACAGCCAAGTGAAAATGCAGTTTTCTTCAGTACAATCGCACGAACTATCGAACAGTTTAATGGAAATGAAGAATCTGTCATTGCTATCATTGTGCCTGCTGAGTGTTCTAAAGAGCCTTCAATGGTAAGTAGTTCTTTCATGCCTATTAAACAGGAGTTCATAGACATGGAAGAAATAGAAATTCAAAAATCTGCATATATAAACAATTATGGTGAAACTGAAATATTACAAACTGAGCATTCATATTGCAGACAAGACATAGACAGGGATCATCTTTGGCAAAAAATTGCAAAGCTGCATTCTAAGATAACACTCCTTGAAAAACAGGAAAGAAGAACTTTAGGTAGGCTCAAATCCCTGGAAGCTCTTATTGGACAACTAAAACAGGAGAACCTGCTTTCTGAAGAAAAGCTCAAGATTGTAGAAAATTGTTTCACAACATTTGAAGTGACTATGATACAATAA